ATGCCTCACCGCGTGTGGAAGACCTTCGGCAGCCGCAGGTGCACCTGGCCGATCTCAAACCACTGCGGGTCGAGCCGGGTGAGCCACGTCGCCAATGCCCAACATCCCAGCCCCAGCGGGATTCCGAGGTACCAGAGCCCCAGCGACATCGTGATGATCAGTGAGACCATCAGGATGAGGATCCCCACCGGCCGCGGGACACCCATCAGCAACACCGGCGTGACGAGGCTCACGTGCAGCGGCACCACCCAGCCCTCGGGGTGCTCGCTCCTCACAGCGCGAGCCCGAAGCCGAACAGCGGCAGCGCCCACGACCCGGCGGACGCGGCCACCGCGAGCCCCAACC
This genomic interval from Phycisphaera mikurensis NBRC 102666 contains the following:
- a CDS encoding VirB3 family type IV secretion system protein, whose product is MSLVTPVLLMGVPRPVGILILMVSLIITMSLGLWYLGIPLGLGCWALATWLTRLDPQWFEIGQVHLRLPKVFHTR